The sequence CAGTGTTCAACAAGTCACCGTCAGGATAGTATTTGACTCCCAAAATAGTAGCACATAGAGAATCCAGATTCTCGAGAAGACGCCAAGCCTGTTTAGCCAGCATAGCCAAATTGAAACAATGGATATCCCGAAAACCCATTCCTCCTTGGTTCTTGggtacacacattttccaccaagccatccaatgcatcctcctttGGTTGTCCTCATCTCCCCACCAGAAATGCGCCATCGCGtcaataattcctttgcaatttttttaggaattttaaagaccgacATTGCATAGGTGGGAATAGCTTGAACAACCGCTTTAAGTAAGATCTCCTTTCCTCCAGCCGACAGAAGTTTTTCCTTCCAGCCACTAATTCTTTGAACAATATGATCAATTAAGTATTGGAAACAATCGGTTTTATCTAAACCCACATTGGCCGACAGTCCTAAATATTTGTCATTCAAGGCCTCAATCATTATATTGAGAATTGTACACATTTGTTCTCTAGTGTCCACTCCCGTATTAGGGCTAAAAAAGATGCTGGTTTGTCAACACTGACCATCTGCCCTGAAGCTGCGCAATACGAATCTAGAACCGATTTTAATGTTTCCGCACTTTGCAAATTTGCTTTCATAAGGATTAAAGAGTCATCAGCAAAAAGAAGGTTCGTGATAGATGGGGCATCTCTGCAAACCTTTACTCCTGAAATATTCCCATTTTCTTCCGCATGCGTTAGTAAAGCTGTGAGACCCTCCGTGCATAACAGGAACAGGCAAGGAGACAACGGGTCTCCTTGCCTCAGACCCCTAGTAGGTTTAAAGTTTTCACTCTCCTCCGCATTAAACCGAATACGATATTCAACAGTAGAAACACACTCCATAATAAAATTTACCCACACCTCACGAAATCCAAGTTTGAGCATAATCTCCTTGAGAAAAGGCCATTCAACCCGGTCATAAGCTTTATGCATATCCAATTTTATCGCACATAATCCTTCTTTGCCTGCTCTCTTTTTCTTGATGGTGTGGAAGCATTCGTATGCCACCAATACGTTGTCCGTAATAAGTCTTCCAAGAATGAATGCGCTTTGAGTTGGGCTAATAATATCTGGTAGGAACACCTTTAGGCGAGAGGCAATCATTTTTGCAATAATTTTATACACCACATTGCACAGACTAATTGGTCTAAACTGGGTTACCTTCTCCGGAGAATTGACTTTTGGTATCATCACAATCGCAGTATCATTCCAGCCAGATGGGATAGTGCAAGTGTTTACTGCTTTCAAAGCCTCCTCGATCAGATCATCTCCTAACATTGGCCAAAACCTTTTATAGAAAATAGCATGGAGCCCATCAGGCCCTCGGCTTTCAAATCCCCAATGCCGAACAAGGCTTTACAAACATCATCAGCCGTATACGGAGAAAGGAGGGCATTGTTCATCTCAGTAGATACTCTCCTCTTTACCAGTGATAACACATCCTGATTAGGTTGCTCGATCTCTGAGGTAAAAAGCTTTTTAAAATATTCTGTGATATGATCCTTCAATTCCGTATCTTGTCGCCAGACCCCAGTATCATCGAGAAGTTTTTTGATATTATTTCTCTTTTTCCTAGCAGTAGCTGCATTATGGAAGAAGGAAGTATTTCAGTCTCCGTGCATCAACCAATTTGCTCTACCTCTTTGTAACCAAAAAATCTCTTCCTGATCCAACAGATTCTCAATGAGAACTACAATTTCCTTCTGCCTAGAAAGGGAATCTATATTCATAGGGCCACATTTCAATTTCTCTAactctttttttaatttattaaTTCTCCGTTTCGGTCCCTTCAAGATCTCACAGTCCCAGGAATGTAGATCAGCGTGTACTGCTCGGGTCCTGTCTGCGAGAGTCGGGCCAATACTAGCCAGCTTTGCCTTCTCCCACGATGTCTTGACAATTTCACTAACAGTTTCTTCTTTAAGCCATCTGGCTTCAAATTTTTTAATACCCCTATTCAGCGGCCTAAACATATTACCGTCAAAATAATCCATATCCAAAACTAACGGCCGGTGGTCAGAATGTACATGGTTTTCATTAATCACAGCCGCCCGAGGAAATTTATGTGCCCATTGTACATTACATACTGCACGGTCAAGACGTTCCCTAATCTCACCTCTCCTCCATGTAAAGGGGTCGCCTATGAACCCCATATCATCCAAGCCACATTCTGCTAGACAATCACGAAAATccttcatcattccatttggtctgGCATTGCCCCCCTCTTTCTTCGAGGAATATAAAATCTCATTAAAATCTCCTAGAACCACCCATGGATGATTACCCTTATGATACAAATTACGAATATCCTCCCAAGATAAATTGCGATCGCTCCAGTTCGGATGACCATAAAAACCCGTGAAACGCCACTGTACGACTTCCTCATTTATAAACAAAATATCAATAAAATTAGCCGAGATATAGTTCAACTCAACTTTATTCACTTTATGATAAAACAAGACAAGGCCCCCGGCCCGACCATCACTCTCCACCACAAACATGGAATCAAAACTAAGGACCCGACGAAGCTCATCGGCTTTACAATTATTCAAGTGGGATTCCGAAAGAAAAATTAAGTCTGCCCGAACCCGCTCTTGAAGGTCCAAGAGCTCTCGAACTGCCGTGGTAGATAGCATCCCACGGCAGTTCCAACCAAGGATTTTCATTTGGCCCGGCGGACCTCCTCACCGGAGGCCGCCGATGCGCCATCATCTCCAACTGACTCCCTTCTCTCCTGCATGTACTCTTCTTCCTTCTCATCCGTCTCCTTCGCTACGTGGCTAACAACACCATCCACATCTTTTACCGTCTCTACTCTACCCGTACAAACTCTCTTGCTTGAGACATTTACATCATCATACAGTAAGCGCTCAAGACTATCCATGCTATTTTTCTCAAAAGAAAACACTAGATTGCTACCCGTCGGACGCGCATCGGAAAGAGGTCTTCTCTTTTTGCCTATCATTTTCTCACGGTCCTCCACCGAACGATCAACACCTCCTTCCTTTCTAGCCTTTTTCCCTTTCACCTTCTTGTGTCCCTGCGTAGCAGATTTAGTGGCATTGAAAATAAAAGATGAGCCAGGCTCCCCAAAATCTCCCTTGGCATTTGCTGCAGCGAATTTAGCAGCCACAGCACTGGTTAGTGCCTCAAGCATTCCCGGCTGGAATAGGAGATGGCCATGCTCTGTGGTTTGGTTGGGCACCACCATCGCCATAGTACACAGGGCCCCCTGACCCGCCAGGATAGTCTGGTCCGGAGCAGCAGTGGGCTGCATGTGTTGCTGGAGATGCTCCCCATCCTGGCGCAGGTCCTGCAAGGGCACTTGGCCCCGTACTTCATGGCTCCGCCCGGCAAGCGCAGCCGTCATGTGCCTGCCTGGTGATGTGGTGTGTTCCTGCTTTTTATTTTCTGCCGTTCACCTTTTCTCTTGTAGCCTTGTAATTAATGCTTGAAATTAGTTTCAGGCACGTCAAAGCATCCAGAATCGATGACAAGCTGCTTAAGTATGTCGCAAAGCTAACCACGTTCTCCAGTCTACGCTGACCCCTCGTGACCATGGTCCAGGGCCTCAACAAAACAAGAGCCAGGCCGGGCACCAGAAGCTAGGGAAGCAAACCAATCTGACCCTTAAAGCTACAGTGTTGACTTCAACATCGATGACTCAATTTGGTCCAGAACTAGCTCCTTTCCCAATACCACACAGTCCTAGCTAGGGAACACAAACACAACCCAGCCCACGTTGAGTTTAAATCCCGCCAGTTTCCCATAGGAGAACCAAATTGATATGAGTGCTTGTAGAATTATGGCTTCACTAGCTAGGTAGTGCATGCTCTACCTATTTCATGGTTAGTGTGTGCTACTTCTCACTGAAGTCCATATCGAACATCATGCCCGACTGGGAGATTTATATTGAGAAGATAGAGAGCTGCCATGTAATTAACGACCATGTGCTTGATTACCTAACTCTTTTCTCCCTCTTACATGTAGAGCGTGTTCTACATTAAGGAACATGCGCGTATGTCAGAAAGACTCCACGGCCAATGCTGACCACCCTCATCTGGCCCAATTACATGCGAAAAGGCCCAGCTACATGCGAAAAGCAAAGGACCTTTTATCCAACCCCTAAAATAACGGAACTTTtatcgaaatcactaattaaggagtacttcaTTAAAACATCACTCCCACCTCCTCAGGTTGCGATAAGGCCCAGCTACATGCGCGTCACTTGTCGCAATCTAGGAGTTTCCCATTTTTTCGTGCATCCttttatttaaaatgttttatctcttaaattgtgcgtccaaatcttgaaccgttttcaccattggattcctcgtgtTGAGATCTCCAAAAttagatcccatattgataggttttgacaaaaaaaacagaaaaaaaggacaAAAACCGAACGGAAAAATAGAATCGGGAGcacttttttccctttccgaaagaggcatgaccgtgcctctcgtggaaggaaaaaataGAAGCGTGTTCTTTTCCGTTTTTGAGAGGCACGgcatgcctctcacgaaagcacaaccgtgcctcttgcaaaagaaaacaaaacaaaaaacacgtttttttttcattttttgagaggtacggccgtgcctttcgtgaaagcacaaccgtgcctctcacggaagcaaaaccgtgcctctcaccatagggaaaaaaaatagaaaacgcgtttttttccgtttccgagaggcatggccgtgcctctcgcaaaaacaCAATTGTGCCACTCACGGAAGCaagaccatgcctctcgcggaaggaagaAAACAAAAAACGCACTTGAAAGCTGCGGCACCCTGAGATTTGGCGCCTTGAGAATCTGACAGAGATACCGTCAACATTTATGAGTACCATAAACGATTGCATGATTGATAACAAGGTCATGGTTATCGTGAAGGGTCTTGATGAGTGGCCGAATGAGTTCCAGAGACAGTATGAGACTATTGACCTGTATTGGATTGTGCGAGATGGAGGACTGATGCTTCTTTTGTCTCAGCTCCTGCTCACAAAACCGGCCTTCGAAAACTACAAGATCCAAGTCTTCTACATACTTGAAGAGGACACTGATGCTGCAGAGCTAAAAACTGATGTAAAAAAGTTCTTGTACGATCTTAGGATGCATGCCGAGGTCATTGTCGTGACTATGAAGTCCTGTGAATCTCATGTGGAGAGCAGTAGCAGTGGTGCACAACCAGATGATTCCCAAGAGGCCTACACAAGTGCACAACAAAGGGTCGATAAATTCCTCTTCACAATGTTTAAGTTGAACTCCACAATACTAAGGCACTCCAGGATGGCAGCTATGCTGCTAGTGAGGCTCCCTCCGCCACCGCTGAATCATCCTGCATACTTCTACATGGAGTACATGGATCTGCTTGTAGAGAACGTCCCACGCATGTTGACAGTTAGGAGATATAGAAGAGATGTTGTCAGATTTTTTACTTGATCAAAGACGTACAGTCCGAGCCCCATTCTGTTGTCGTGCCATCGTAGCAGAATGGATACACATATCAGAATCCACTGTTCAAGTTGGAAGGCCTTCCTCGATGGCTACTTTAGATGGGATGCACTGGGTTGTATTGCCATATTAGGTACGCAAAATATAGTATCTTCATTCTTTACACAACAGATGAATACTTGGTCATTACAAATTTTGTACCCCTATTCTCCATACTTGACAATTTTAGAAACACAATGCCTCCCCCTTTTCACCGGAACAGTAGTGATGTGATCCTGTTTGTGTTATTTTCCATGACGAACTGTACGATTTAAGAAACTGTGTAACCAGTTGTTGAAAGGGGGCAATACCAAAGCTATAATTAGAGAATATTCTGGTAACGCCTGATGCCGATGCATCTCAACGTCAGCTGATATGATGTTTTTTACTGGATTTGTGTTGACATACTACCAAGTCTTCATGCACGGCACTGCTGTTGTTCTCTGTGCACAAGTGTCACTGCCGAGAGTTAATCTGTCAAATGCAGAGTATAAGAAATTTTGTTGGTGCGagattttcctgtcttgtcactagGCGTATTTACCGTGGTAATGTGATATGATCCCAGCATGAACGTCTCTTTTTATGGTTTTTACTGGTCTAGGCGTCCAGGCTTAGTCATTGTGTCAAGATgatgtgttgtactccctccgtcccgcaatataagacgtttttgcaagctaacgTCTTATactgtgggacggagggagtactattgaaTTAAGTGACATGACGGGAGTGTTGATATTGCTAACCAGAGTGACACTCGGTTTCGTTAGCAACACCTACCGACTCTCAACGAATATATTCTTAAATTCCTCGTTCTGTTATTTTCCTTTTATATTTGGTCCTGCAATTTGGTGATCTTGCACGTTGAAGATTGACCACTAGCAAATCATCTTACTCTACATATTATCTTCAATGAATAGTGGAATATTTGAACGGAAGCCACCTCTGAGAGATTAAAACTGGTAGGGAATAGAAGCTTGCATTTGTCATAGTCGAAATACCCTTCCTCTGAACTTGAAAATTAGGATAAAACCACACCCGATCTGATGTATCATTCCATTCTCGTGACAAGCTCGTAGTGGTGGCTTCCAAAGCAGCAAGAGTCGTTTGCTGTGGTGGTCTCCCAAGTAGGAGTCTTCCTGGATTGGAGCTCCTGTTTTGCAGCCTTCTCATGAGCCACCCAACTGGTTCAGTCAGTCGGGAGAGACCACGGGCACAACATTTCTTTCAACACAGCTAAAAAATCATAGCGCTATGTgagtccactagtagaaaaggaggcattggtccaggccgggtcagcccattagtcccggttcaatccagaaccgggaccaatgggggcattggacccggttcgtgagccccaggggccggccgggccacgtgggccattggtcccggttcgtctggaccttttggtcccggttggtgggacgaaccgggaccaatgtgcctcgctcctggcccatcaccattggtcccggttgttgacctgaaccgggaccaaaggctgccctttggtcccagttcttgccacgaaccgggaTCAATTAATTGcatatatatacccctcgcccgcgagcagaccactcccactgctctgtttttcgtagccggcgaggagagagctttgtggtgctctaactcatctcctatgcacacgaggtgttcgatgaaatgcccgaggcacactacttaagctttctcctctccaagctcgacctccaagctccattttcctcaatacttgtttaggtttagcggtccgtcacgtcccgtccccgtcttcaccgccgtcgatcgcccgcgccgatctcgtcgccggcaccaccgtggtgagcctcttgttcttatcttctttctgaaaggaaaaaaaaattcttacttgtatgtttatatagatacttgtataattttttttacttttattattgcattttatatagtgcgatggttttggtatccgcccccgtcggccctcgtcctgtctatgattcggatgtggtatatattatcttttcataactattggttcatctattatttatgacaattatgtcgaccaacgtgacatagattttatttatctaggaggttgttgagccggaaattccaaccgaccctattgtcgagaggttaaatttagttgaagaagaaaacaatttcttgaaggaaaaaattagaaaaattgaggaggagaagatgatattgtaGTTGCATGTtacggatgtcgtcgatgatcacaagatcaagatggatgcaatgcgcttgaagattagaaagat comes from Triticum aestivum cultivar Chinese Spring chromosome 5B, IWGSC CS RefSeq v2.1, whole genome shotgun sequence and encodes:
- the LOC123115014 gene encoding cation-chloride cotransporter 1-like, which gives rise to MAMLCGLVGHHHRHSTQGPLTRQDSLVRSSSGLHVLLEMLPILAQVLQGHLAPYFMAPPGKRSRHLRHPEIWRLENLTEIPSTFMSTINDCMIDNKVMVIVKGLDEWPNEFQRQYETIDLYWIVRDGGLMLLLSQLLLTKPAFENYKIQVFYILEEDTDAAELKTDVKKFLYDLRMHAEVIVVTMKSCESHVESSSSGAQPDDSQEAYTSAQQRVDKFLFTMFKLNSTILRHSRMAAMLLVRLPPPPLNHPAYFYMEYMDLLVENVPRMLTVRRYRRDVVRFFT